Proteins encoded together in one Impatiens glandulifera chromosome 1, dImpGla2.1, whole genome shotgun sequence window:
- the LOC124919253 gene encoding protein PNS1-like, whose amino-acid sequence MDASALQIIQPPRIPIKAVETRPDRSKLFSRKLWRYIFYLHLFLIFVLTAVLTTRGFLLLSPRNRRFSPRNFLLPLFSAAIFSAILSFLWPLLTQHSPSKAMKTAFWLSPLLTCAVGILLVYNQSAAAIGPAIFAIVFAISISLYTCWVSQRFNHSVRVISVSTAFPPKRTSALTGAMIVVATFYSAFIVIGIGGATSGGTVVEKVLIFVLILSMKWTMHVIKNTITVVVSRIRYENFAGGEDLDTGMVFKEVVDQSLSGVFIGSAVLPILGVFRGFARGVDLASGETDEFMFSCTSCFSGLASRVITIGNRWGFVYVGVYDKGFVQASTDTWELFRRVRLESVINSDLTSSFCFLCGVAGGAASSLVAGIWSLVGHNKGHVTEESIYAFLIGYFICRIGMAWPQACVLAYHVAYAENPDSHRFDSTIPDRIQELHRQQVQSSQRTQSVESIEF is encoded by the exons ATGGATGCTTCAGCTCTTCAAATCATTCAACCTCCAAGAATCCCCATAAAG GCAGTTGAAACAAGACCTGATAGATCAAAACTCTTCTCCAGAAAGCTATGGAGATACATCTTCTACCTCCATCTATTCCTAATCTTCGTTCTAACGGCTGTCCTAACCACCCGAGGCTTCCTCCTTTTATCTCCCCGAAACCGCCGTTTCAGTCCACGAAACTTCCTTCTCCCGTTATTCTCCGCCGCCATCTTCTCAGCAATCCTAAGTTTTCTATGGCCGTTATTAACTCAACACTCACCTTCAAAAGCCATGAAAACTGCTTTTTGGCTAAGTCCTTTACTAACTTGCGCGGTCGGAATCCTCCTCGTTTATAACCAATCCGCTGCAGCCATCGGGCCGGCCATTTTTGCTATCGTTTTCGCTATCTCGATATCGCTCTACACTTGttgggttagccaacggttcaATCATTCTGTTAGAGTCATATCGGTTTCAACTGCATTTCCTCCCAAGAGAACTTCCGCCCTTACCGGAGCTATGATCGTCGTGGCAACTTTTTACTCGGCTTTCATTGTTATCGGGATCGGGGGAGCTACTTCGGGTGGAACCGTCGTGGAAAAGGTCTTAATCTTTGTGCTCATTCTAAGCATGAAGTGGACAATGCACGTTATCAAGAACACGATAACCGTAGTGGTATCGAGGATTCGATACGAGAACTTCGCGGGCGGGGAGGATCTCGATACGGGGATGGTTTTCAAGGAGGTTGTGGATCAATCCCTGAGCGGGGTTTTCATCGGGTCGGCGGTTTTGCCTATCCTCGGAGTGTTTCGGGGATTCGCGAGGGGAGTCGACTTGGCGTCGGGAGAGACAGACGAGTTCATGTTCTCGTGTACTAGTTGCTTCTCCGGGTTGGCTTCTAGGGTTATAACGATAGGGAATCGGTGGGGTTTCGTTTATGTCGGGGTTTATGATAAAGGGTTCGTGCAGGCTTCGACGGATACTTGGGAGTTGTTTAGACGGGTCAGGTTGGAGTCAGTTATCAACTCGGATCTCACCAGCTCGTTTTGCTTCCTCTGTGGTGTAGCTGGAGGAGCGGCCTCCTCGTTGGTCGCAGGAATATGGTCCCTTGTTGGTCATAATAAGGGACACGTAACCGAAGAATCAATCTACGCGTTCCTAATAGGCTATTTTATT TGTCGGATTGGAATGGCGTGGCCACAAGCATGCGTTTTGGCCTACCATGTTGCATATGCGGAGAATCCAGATAGCCACAGGTTTGACTCAACCATCCCAGACCGTATACAAGAACTACATAGACAACAAGTCCAATCATCTCAGAGAACTCAGTCAGTTGAGTCAATTGAATTTTAG